DNA from Clarias gariepinus isolate MV-2021 ecotype Netherlands chromosome 11, CGAR_prim_01v2, whole genome shotgun sequence:
ATGCAGTTATTAAACATGGCTGTGAAACCTGACTTGTCGCCCAACTTAACACAGTGTAATACTTTACTTCCTAAGAACACATTTGAATGAATAAACATACTATTTGCATAATGCAATGTGTATGGCAAGGAAGATTTTGTTATGTTAATGTTGATTTAAGGTACACCGTggacactaaataaatattatttatcctCATTATTTTGCAGTTGTTGGACTCTGCGTGTCCTACACCAAAGGTAAGAGCTACACCATCCCTGCAGATAAAGCCATCATTCAGCCATCTATCTATACAAAACAGAAATACAGTAATTTCCGTGTGTTGTTTTTTGCAGAAGCCAGGAAAGTGGTGTGCGATGCATGTGCACATTGCATGGCAGGTGTACCACCATCAGCAGAAAATAAAGGTATGTTAGCAGATCAAACACTGGCACTGTAGCACGGCTCCTATTATGTTTGTTTTGGAAGCTATTGTTCCTTTCACCTTTCCCCATCTGTGTTTACCAGATCACTGATCTTGGGCTTCTGTCATTGCTACTAGAACACTAAGCTCCTTTCTTGTCTGTGTGCATTTCAGAAGCAGATGCAAAATGAGCCACACAAGCTAGACTTTGGGGTGAAGCCAGAGTTCCTGAGTCGACCTTCTGGTTCAGGCCTCTTAGGAATGATCCAGCAGCCACGTGACTTACCCCGCCCTTCCACCATCTTTTCCAGTGCTGGTAAGTCATGGGGCTTGGGTGTATACAGTGACACAAAAGCAGACAAGCAATAATGGACATTTCCTGTATAACAGTATTTAGCGTGTATATAATAAGTCTATTACATCAACTTCACATTAGCTGTGCAAGATATCTAGCTGAGCTAAATCAATCAAAatattagtattaaaatataatatttgaagtaagtttttagaaataatacaataatcgTAGAACAAATAGATTTTATCCCATATTGATGATTGTTTCTATTATCAGGTCCCACACACCCCTCAGTCTCTCCTTATGGATACTTGCCACATCCTCACACCAATCTCCACACACCCCCCTCTCATCATGGTAAGACTGGGTTCCCATGTGATTAGTGTGTAATTCTCAGGTATTACCGTAAACgcacattaaaacattattattttgaatatgTAGACCCTCTGAGTAAACCACCAGCGTTCGGAGGTTTGGGAATACTGAGCTCCACAGCATTCGGAGGGCTTGGAAACCCCACAATAAGTACGTAATCAAACACTGCTTTTTAATCCTTATTTATAATTGGTGTTAGATTTAAAATATGAGCGTCTAATCTAAAACCAGTTTAATCTTCATTTCAAACAGCACCAAGCTCTGCACATGGCAGTAAAGACAGTAAAGCAGCTTCATCTTCAGCAGGACCTCAGGAGCCCTGGAACAGGCTGCAGCAGACACCTTCCTCTTTCCCTACACCTCCTGCTTGGCCCCAGCCCCCTGAACTCGAAAGAGTAATGGACAAGAGGGACTTTGTACTTAACAAAGAAGAGCATGAAAggtataaaattattttcttgcTAATTATCTGTTAAAGTTTAATAGAAAATGGACAACAAACCAAATCTGGGTCTCATGTGCTTATTGAACATCCCAGTTCATATTTAGTTCCTCTTTGCTGTTACAGTAATCTCCAATCTAACCAAAAGATTTGGAGTGACTTTGGGGATTTGCCTATTAAGACTATATGTCATATATGTCAAAGTATTGTGACTTTGAACTGAAATCTTGCACAATATTCTGCACATCTGCCCATTATCTTGCCCATAACTGGACACAGTTCTACACATTACATACATCTCAATTCttctatatttcattttattattttctttaaattttatatttaattatttcttatatctattttaaattctatttttcatagttttttttattgtgtaaatttaaaaagccATTAACATCtagtttatttacatatttcttaAATTTCTGATTAgtaatttctcttatttttcacactgaaacTTTCCTTTTGAATCTTGAGGTCATCAGCAGCCGTATGAGCATTTCATTTTATATcatattgtgtatgactgtgtttgtgacgaataaaattttaatctaaATATCAGGTACTGTTAGTCGGAAGACATCATCCACTGAACATCTTTGAGACGAACTGTAATGCTGACTGCATGTCAGTTTAGTTCAAAGGTGTTCAGAGGGATTGAGATCAGAGTCCTGTACAGGCCATATAATTTCTTTACCTCAAAGCCATGTCTTCATTGGCTTTGAGCACTGGCAcactgtcatgctggaacaggtttgggcctctTAGTTTCACTGTAATGGCGAAGCTTACAAAGACATCCTATATATTTATGTGCTTCCCAAAATTGTTTATGACAACAATTTTGGGAagatgtgcatatatactgtaggtgaaagTCTGGTGTCCACCTCCTTATTGGTAttcatttgtttcctttttgcaCTAAATCCAATACTGAAGTATCTAATACTGAAAAAACTGGTTTATATATATGCATAGAAACTGttttaagtaaaacaaacaaactttaaCCCACACTTATTTTACTATTTGTGCAGGGACACAAAAGAGAAGTTGAATGTAAGACACCTGTCACCTGCTAACACAAGCCCACAGAGTCACAAGCAAACAGTACTGTCTTCTCGAGACACTCCCGAGCCAAAAGACAAGGACAAAGCCAGTGAACGAGTACAATCACAAGAACCTCCCACTCAAAGTGCAGAGACGGAGGATCAGCGGCATAAGGATAGTCAGCAAGAGAAGAAGGAGAAAACTGCTAAGGGGGACCAGCGTCCTATAGAGAAGGCTACTTCCGAGGACACTTTGTCTCCACAGCAACAAAGGGTTCGTGTTGAAAGGCGCAGCAGTGACGGACCGCAGTGGGAGCCAGATGCAAAGAGGAGTAGACTGGACGCTGATCACACAAAGAGTGTCCAAGTTAAAGTaaaagaggaaaggagagagattCAGGACTCTCCCGAAATCAAACCACCTTCTAAAGTCTTTGAGAAACCAGTGCAGGGACGAAGAACCCCAGGCATGCAGCCTTTGCCCATGTCATCCATTCCCATGCCCTTAGGAATGCCAGGATTTCCACATGGCCTGGAAAGGACTCGGTTAATGACCCCCCTTGTTGGGATGAGCCCATTGTCTGGTGCTGAGCGATTTCAGTACTCTCCCCAGCACTGGGATCCAATTCGGAGTATGAGCCGTGGTCTGGACATATCTCAAAAAGACCCTGTTGCCAAGGAGCTGCTGCTGAGGGGCGACCCACTGCAGCGTGTTTACCCACGCGAGCCGCTCCTCCACCCGCTGGCGCTGGAACAGCAGCAGAGGTGCCAGCTGGAGGAGCGCCATCGCCTGGCACTGCTGCGTGAAGAGAGCGAGAGGAGCCGTCTGCTGGCACTGCATCACCATGCCACCCTCGAGACCCAGCTGGCACATCCCGGCCTCCTGCCCGCACCCTACGCCAGCCCGCTGTTCCCGCGCCTGGCACTGCCTCATGCCGCACCCTATGGCACTCTGGGCAAGGCTCTGCATCCTGCAGGCTACATCCATGCCCCACCGCCCCCTCTGCTACATGGAATGCCCATGCGGCCCCCTTCACCCAGACGGACTACGCCACTGGCGGACAGAAATGTCGAGGCGCCATGAGTGGGTCAAAATGAGGGCCTTGCTGAGGCCAAGCCAAGCACTTCATGTCAAATACGTGATAAATATGGAAATGTACAGGGGCAAAAGCATCTGGGCTGTTGCCTGGATCTAGATTAAGTCTAGATTTTCGTTTAATTGCAGTGTCAGTGGTGAttcagaggtttttttttctcccccccccAACTTCTGCTATTCAATTCATTACCAGGAAACTGGctcatcaattttttttttgtgaaaaaaattaaaaataattttaagaaagtcttgtttattttttgtttgactAATATTGACAAAAGTAAACAGACAATTGTAACATTTACaacaaaactaaagaaaaataaataatattatcgTCAGTGAATGTGAACTGACTGCATATTCAATTTCTCTAAAACAGAAACATTGTTTTcaagtaaaataaacattacgTAAAACCTGTAAAAACAACGAATTAGTTAAAACGATGACTAAAATGGTCAAATggcttaaaatatttacatctgTAGTATAAACAGGAAAATCTACAATCAGCAATAAAGCCAGGGATTTCCAAACTAAATCACATCATAAAATCAAATTTAACAAAGAGACTTGACAGAAGAATTTTTTAACCTGCTAAAAAATCTGAACTTCTTTGCACATCCAAGTTTTGCATGTTTGATCCAATTCAGATGTAGTACAACAGTAAAGGTGACTTGCAGTGTTTTATGTAAACACTTGGTCCTCACACTACATCCATCCCCAGCCCTCGAGCCACTGCCGCCAGCGCTCTCACTGCCCCAGACTCCATCCCCGAGTCTTCTGTGTCGTCTTGATCCCCGTTCATTTCGGTCACAGTgttcagtatacagtacactggTGCTCCGTCCTTAACTGCACCATCATCGTCATTCATGAGCACTGCCATGGAAGAGGAGGCAGATGAGGATGAAGAGGTGGGGTCAGGAGATGGTGTGGGAACATCATTTATGCTCTCCGTCTGTAGTGCTGATCTTTTAGTCTGAGCGCTCGGGCCTGAGAGCTTGCGAGGCGTGCGTTTTTCTGCCATGTTCTTGATCAGCTCTTCGGTTACCTCAACAGTCTCGAAGCGAACCATGTTCAGGCGGAGGTAGCCGTCTTCATCTTCTTTATACCTGTTTACCATGAAGAGATTAGAGTCAGCTAGAGGCTAGAATGGCAACGTGAttcataaatacataaagataTATATCATATCAATACACaccacaatttttttcaatgaaAGACAATATGAATGTGGTTAAGTCCCCGCACCCTCATGATTGATGAATTCTGAAACCAGCCACATGCCCAATCACATTCAAACACATCAACTAGATGTCAGGTAGGTAACCAGAGATAAACTTCTGCTGTTCCAGTAAGATTTTCCAGACACTTCCCTAAACAATATCACATAAGAGGAAATGCTGTTGTGCttaaatatcagcatggctgtgatgcagtTGTTGGTACAAGGGAATAAGTGTGATATCGTCTTTATTCAAGAGTTCCACAAATATCATTCATCCCCAACAGATTAAGAACTGTTTTTATGCAGGTACTTTGCTCCGCTACATTACCTCATGTTGCAACCCATAGTTAGTATAATTAACAACTGTTACAACACTTGTGATGTAGAGTGATGCATATACTTAAATGTTCCAATGTGGTTAGCGTTTACCATCAGTACTCACAAAATACCTCGTCTAATCAGAATACTTGGTCTGCAAAAGGCTCACAATAGATCTCACTGTTGAAAAGGTTATTAGCTAGGAGAAGGGTATAAAAGAATTTCACATGACCAAGAATATGGCATTGCTTCAAAACTGATCAAAAAGAAGGATAAAACTGGTCAGGGATGCTGCAAAAAGGACTAAAGAAACGTTAGGGTGGTGGTAGGAATTTCTGACAGGTCCTGCTGGTGTACTACATGTGACAATTTTCCATATTCTTGTATTATTTGTGCGACAGGGAGGTGTGGCTAGATGGAAGCATTTTCTTACAAAGGCAAAAACATCCATGCATGGCTAAATTTAGCAAAATCACACATCAAGTCTCCCAAACCAACATGAGACAAAGGTTTAAGTTTTTGGGCATAATTTTCAAAAAGTAGTGACAAAGCACATCACCCAGAGAACACCATACCTatggtgaagcatggtggtggcagcatcatttCTTCAGTGAATTTTGGCACGACACTGACTTAAAGCATAcatccaaaacaaaacaatggctTCACCAGAGGAAAGTTAAAGATTTGGAATGCCTAGTCCTAGACCTGAATCCCGATCTAAAGAGGGTTGTGCACTCTGGGCAAAAATTGCCAAATCAAGATGTACCATGCTGATACTGAAAGACTGATTGCTGTAATAAAATCAATAGGTGCTTCAACAAAAGCATTATTTTAAGGGTGTGCATATTTACTCAACCAGGTTATTTCTATAcaagtgttttgttttcaaaactttttcagttcattttttaAGGTTAAATTGTACACAATTTAGGTTAAAATGTAGATAAAAGTAGAAAATGAtctgaaattatttattatggtatgttttttttatttcatataatctAGACATCTGTTCACTTGCTCATTTATGCACTTATCTAATCAACTAGCAGGAGCACAATGCATGAAATCATGAAGGTCCTTGGCTTCTGTTAATGTTTACACTAAACACATcagaatggggggggggggggagtttgATCTCTGTGATTTGATCCAAGGAGTAATTATTGGGTGACAGAATTTGGGATTTTcaaatataacatatataactCTAGAGACAAAAACATCTTGTATGTAGAGGGCCTACAGGCTAAAACAGCTTGCTGACAAGACATGAGATGAGAATGATCAGACACGTCTGAGCTGACTGGAAGTCAACAGTTTCTCAAATCTTTATAaccatgaatttaaaaaaaaagcatgtcagaacacacaacacATTAAATCTTGATATAACAGCAAAAGTCTGCTTTACGTTCGACTCCTGTCTGCCAAGAACAAGAAACTAAAGCTTTCACTAATTCCTCCAGACTTTGGACACGGGATAGCACTCTCGCCTGTGCGCAGGTATTCTCCAACACAGCCTGAAGCTCTTGGCATTACTGTGCCAAAGTTCTGCTGTAAACCACTGCAACAGACCCTTAgtgacaggtttttttttgccatttttcattttgatgtctAAGCTAAATCACTGAACTGATATTATACCTGGCAAGTCAACATGTGAGAATGAAGTGATGACCTTATCTCACGCTTGGTAAGGTTAGCCTCTCGCTCTTTATAAACACGCTTCACTGACAGAGCATGCTGAGCGTAAAAGAGCACTTCATTTTCAAACACCTATGGAAGTTTATCCATGTGAATAAAGGTGACTAGATGAAGATCATGGAGAGCAGCaggttgttgttattattatttgtatgaaattttTTTGAGGTTGTGTTGGGGGTAACCACATTTAGTGAAGTTCAGCCATGACTCAAAGCTAACTTTTACaaaatgtgttaatgtgtaAAATCTTTTTAGCATTTTACATAAATAGCAAAACCGTTATTTGGATGTgagcgtgtttgtgtgtatttccAGAATGAAAAGATAACCAATATGGGTGACGGATGGACAAACCTGCTTATGCTTTGGATCCAACTTTGACCAAACTGTGCTAAAATTAGTCAAAATGCCGGCTTTAAATACAAGCAAATTTAGGCTGCGAGATTGCACAAAGGGAATCAGTggacctacagtatatagagtcAGTATAATGTAGTCAGTATAGATTCAGAACCAGTGGTTCAGAATCCTTGTCCTCTAGGACCCCCTGTCCTGCCACATTTTTACTGTTGTCCCTGCATGGTCACATCCAATTCTATTCAAAAAGCCTGTAAATGATCTAATTATGTAAATCAGATGTGCtgggaacaaaaaaacaacagggttgagaaccactgggcAAGATAGGGAAGCATACATAATATATAGCCACCACAAAAGGCTATATAGTGAAAAATTCACTATTAAAAGATGACTAATAAACCAGGGAAGTTACTTGCCTGGacaattgcaagtaaataactTGAAGCACTTCACAGATTTTTGTTGAACACCCAGCAAACATGTTCAGCGTACCTGAAGCGTGAATGGCCCGATGGCCATTTGAGCTGATGTTTCTTTCTCAGGTGAAGAGTCAGCGTGTAACACCAAGAAAAGTTCTTGTCACAAAGATGACATTTATACCTAGACACCACGTTCCCCTGCTGCAACAGTAATAAATCACACTGATTAAAAGGACTAAACTGCTAGCAAATTGAATAGTAAAAAACTTTGGCATCTGAGCCTATGGCACCCCCTGCTGGCTGACCTCGTGTACTCTCTTGTAGTGTTGTTTCATGGTGTGAGCCATGCGGGAAGAGTAACCGCAGCCATCCACAGTGCAGTGATAAGCCGCTCCTTCGTTGTGAGTCTCCATGTGCTTCCGCAGATCATGCTGATTCTTAAAgctgaaaaacagaaacagattCTCATCCTAGTGccatttgttttatataaaaaaaaataatagaagaaATTTAAGGTGTGGGAGGTAATTTGCTAACCTGCTCTCGCAGAAGTCACAGGGGAACGGGCGCTCATCGCAGTGGCGGAATTTGATGTGGATCTTCAGGGTGGAGAGTGATGTACAGGTCATGTCACAGAGCGGGCATTTTATGTGATTGACTGAAAAATTAACACACAGGTGTATAAAACATACAcccatataaatgtatttacaattGCATTGAAATGGTTTAATACAGTGGTTCTTATTTCTGGCCCTGGTCCATCCCTGCTCTGGAAAAATTAGGCATTTCCACCTAGTATTACCCAAACATAACACTTACATATGATTACACAACAACTCTGCAATACCAGGCACGCTATAATAACAGCAGGAGATAACTACTTCCCTCAGTTTTGTACATCGGAGCACTTACTAAGCCTGTACTGACTTGCCATGTTTAATCTCCAGGCTAATCTGTGTGTTTGGAAGCATTAAAGTTTATTCCTCAGCACTGCAATGCCCCGAGTGTACCAAAACCCTCATCTTGAAAACCCTTTAAGCCTGCATATAGTTACTTTAATCACTGAGAAAGAGTACAAAACTTGATTATAAAGCAAAGGTTAACATGCACTGGGAACACACCGTGCTGTCGAACGTGGTCTCTCAGCAGTCGCACATTAGCAAAGCCTTTGTCACAATGCGCACATATGAAAGAATCTGAAACAGATCAAGATGTGGAAATATCACAAATACTTGCATAACATCTTAGGAACTTTAATAAACTAGTACCATTCATAGGATACAATCTGCTCCAGCCCATATCACCTTAGACCATCATTACATTTTATagtattatttcattttacacaTGCCCTAAAACATCATTTTGCATAAAGTATCCATTACAGATACTTTATAAGTATGTTTAAGTCCACATTTTTAcccaaattaaatatttgtaacATTCCACACAAGTCATATGTTCAACATTCTTCaaaattacttatttttaattttctttatttttttttaagtgatacAAGGATACTGACTGAGAAGCTCAAACTGAAAGCAAAGGATTGTTACTCACTGCTGGCACTTTTAAACCTATTACTTTTGAGAAATTAGATAGTGGTGCCCGAGACGTCATAACTTAATTAAATGCATGGTATTCTTTACCTTTGGTgaaatttgttatttaaaaatgttaaacaactTTAAGTGGCGAAATATAACCTAATTAAGGAATCGCCTGTATATTTGTACTAACTGACCTTCCGGCTCTGCCTGTCTCTGAATGTGATCAAAGAACTTGGTGTTGCTGGAGAACATGCAGCCACAAGTCGGACAGGCCACCAGACGCTCCTGTGTGTGACTGCGCAGGTGCTCGCGCAGCCGGtatttaatcttaaaaaatGCATCACAGCCTGGAACGTACCAAACCTCAGTTAACTTCGAACAaagcaaatataataaaacaacgtTATCCATGTTTGCCTCTCAGATATGCCTGTATTACCTTTCCAGCTGCAGAAGAGCGCCTGCTGTTGATCAGGGAGCGGCTGTAACTCTGTGCAGTGTGCATGCATGTCCACGTGCCGATAAAACCATTCCGGATTATTAAAAGAACTctgctgaaaaacaaaatgagctTGAGTATAAAACAGCTGTTTATTCCATTTCAGCAGTCTTAATGAGTAAGTGTACATGTGTTAAAGCTAGCTCATACTAACATCACAGTGTTCCCACTGACACACAAATCCTTCCGAGATGTCTGTGACCAGGTTGTTGCTGTGCAGCTCCTGAGTGCAGCTGGGAAGCTCAGGATGAGACTCGAGCAACTGAGTCCCGATAAACTTCAGTTTACTGTGGAAGTTATGGAAGTGTGCATGGGCAATGAGTTCATTAGGACTCCCCATAGCCAGGAACTCACAGCCCTGCCACAGACACTGATAATCATCTGATGGAGAGGAAAAGATTATAAAAGACCATTACAATTCATGAAAAAGGAGGAATGAAATCTGTGTTCTAGTAGACATCTTGAAACGGAAAAGCAGAACACCATGGAACTAAGGAGTATAAAATTACAtagctttttatttatgatattAAAATAGAAGGTATAAATTACTCTAGCAACAGCAAATCC
Protein-coding regions in this window:
- the auts2b gene encoding autism susceptibility gene 2 protein isoform X2 — translated: MFSPTAALAPPPLLTGNALAVPGSSPVGPYSEQDLLRQELNSRFLASQTVDRGTPSYLRTEFHQHQHQHTHQHTHQHTFTPFPHPAILPGPVAPLFDKYPPKVDSFHRHNLLQSYPSVMPGMSPMVPPTGIFSSLQGAFQPKASNPLDVVPGPGAMPRPLIQKESRLLDSACPTPKKPGKWCAMHVHIAWQVYHHQQKIKKQMQNEPHKLDFGVKPEFLSRPSGSGLLGMIQQPRDLPRPSTIFSSAGPTHPSVSPYGYLPHPHTNLHTPPSHHDPLSKPPAFGGLGILSSTAFGGLGNPTITPSSAHGSKDSKAASSSAGPQEPWNRLQQTPSSFPTPPAWPQPPELERVMDKRDFVLNKEEHERDTKEKLNVRHLSPANTSPQSHKQTVLSSRDTPEPKDKDKASERVQSQEPPTQSAETEDQRHKDSQQEKKEKTAKGDQRPIEKATSEDTLSPQQQRVRVERRSSDGPQWEPDAKRSRLDADHTKSVQVKVKEERREIQDSPEIKPPSKVFEKPVQGRRTPGMQPLPMSSIPMPLGMPGFPHGLERTRLMTPLVGMSPLSGAERFQYSPQHWDPIRSMSRGLDISQKDPVAKELLLRGDPLQRVYPREPLLHPLALEQQQRCQLEERHRLALLREESERSRLLALHHHATLETQLAHPGLLPAPYASPLFPRLALPHAAPYGTLGKALHPAGYIHAPPPPLLHGMPMRPPSPRRTTPLADRNVEAP
- the auts2b gene encoding autism susceptibility gene 2 protein isoform X1, translated to MFSPTAALAPPPLLTGNALAVPGSSPVGPYSEQDLLRQELNSRFLASQTVDRGTPSYLRTEFHQHQHQHTHQHTHQHTFTPFPHPAILPGPVAPLVRTTTRHFDKYPPKVDSFHRHNLLQSYPSVMPGMSPMVPPTGIFSSLQGAFQPKASNPLDVVPGPGAMPRPLIQKESRLLDSACPTPKKPGKWCAMHVHIAWQVYHHQQKIKKQMQNEPHKLDFGVKPEFLSRPSGSGLLGMIQQPRDLPRPSTIFSSAGPTHPSVSPYGYLPHPHTNLHTPPSHHDPLSKPPAFGGLGILSSTAFGGLGNPTITPSSAHGSKDSKAASSSAGPQEPWNRLQQTPSSFPTPPAWPQPPELERVMDKRDFVLNKEEHERDTKEKLNVRHLSPANTSPQSHKQTVLSSRDTPEPKDKDKASERVQSQEPPTQSAETEDQRHKDSQQEKKEKTAKGDQRPIEKATSEDTLSPQQQRVRVERRSSDGPQWEPDAKRSRLDADHTKSVQVKVKEERREIQDSPEIKPPSKVFEKPVQGRRTPGMQPLPMSSIPMPLGMPGFPHGLERTRLMTPLVGMSPLSGAERFQYSPQHWDPIRSMSRGLDISQKDPVAKELLLRGDPLQRVYPREPLLHPLALEQQQRCQLEERHRLALLREESERSRLLALHHHATLETQLAHPGLLPAPYASPLFPRLALPHAAPYGTLGKALHPAGYIHAPPPPLLHGMPMRPPSPRRTTPLADRNVEAP
- the zgc:112083 gene encoding histone H4 transcription factor isoform X1 gives rise to the protein MAKNRNLSNMVIACEWASCTFKGRSMEELNDHMSLHLKEHLGDGDTMEELDDYQCLWQGCEFLAMGSPNELIAHAHFHNFHSKLKFIGTQLLESHPELPSCTQELHSNNLVTDISEGFVCQWEHCDQSSFNNPEWFYRHVDMHAHCTELQPLPDQQQALFCSWKGCDAFFKIKYRLREHLRSHTQERLVACPTCGCMFSSNTKFFDHIQRQAEPEDSFICAHCDKGFANVRLLRDHVRQHVNHIKCPLCDMTCTSLSTLKIHIKFRHCDERPFPCDFCESSFKNQHDLRKHMETHNEGAAYHCTVDGCGYSSRMAHTMKQHYKRVHEQGNVVSRYKCHLCDKNFSWCYTLTLHLRKKHQLKWPSGHSRFRYKEDEDGYLRLNMVRFETVEVTEELIKNMAEKRTPRKLSGPSAQTKRSALQTESINDVPTPSPDPTSSSSSASSSMAVLMNDDDGAVKDGAPVYCILNTVTEMNGDQDDTEDSGMESGAVRALAAVARGLGMDVV
- the zgc:112083 gene encoding histone H4 transcription factor isoform X2; the protein is MAKNRNLSNMVIACEWASCTFKGRSMEELNDHMSLHLKEHLGDGDTMEELDDYQCLWQGCEFLAMGSPNELIAHAHFHNFHSKLKFIGTQLLESHPELPSCTQELHSNNLVTDISEGFVCQWEHCDSSFNNPEWFYRHVDMHAHCTELQPLPDQQQALFCSWKGCDAFFKIKYRLREHLRSHTQERLVACPTCGCMFSSNTKFFDHIQRQAEPEDSFICAHCDKGFANVRLLRDHVRQHVNHIKCPLCDMTCTSLSTLKIHIKFRHCDERPFPCDFCESSFKNQHDLRKHMETHNEGAAYHCTVDGCGYSSRMAHTMKQHYKRVHEQGNVVSRYKCHLCDKNFSWCYTLTLHLRKKHQLKWPSGHSRFRYKEDEDGYLRLNMVRFETVEVTEELIKNMAEKRTPRKLSGPSAQTKRSALQTESINDVPTPSPDPTSSSSSASSSMAVLMNDDDGAVKDGAPVYCILNTVTEMNGDQDDTEDSGMESGAVRALAAVARGLGMDVV